GGTTCGTGAAGTGCACGAGGTGCGGTTTCACCCATGACAGAGACGTAATAGGAGCATGGAACATAGCTCTGAAGCTAAATGTGAGCCCCGTGCCGTTGGGCTCGAACGGTGCCCATGACCCCTGCGTAGAGTGGTCAGTGACCACGGTGAACCGCAGGGTTGAGGCACAACCCGCCCTAGGAGAGCCTACAAAAACCTAGAGCGGGAAACGGTGGTGTGGTTCGCTAATGAGTTGCCGCTCAGGGACCAGCGCCCAAGCGGCGGGGAATCACGACCGCTGGGGGGTGGTTGAAGCCGGTGGGCGGTGTTGAGTTAACCACTAGGGAGAGGATTCTGAATCTACTCCTCAGGAGTGAGGGGCCGCTGACTGCGGAAGACATAATATCCGAACTCGGGCTGAGGGTCACGCCGGGCGAGGTCTACGAGCACTTGAAGCACGTCGCCAAGACCCTGAAGAGGGCATACGGGGGCTCCTACTACCTGGCGATGGTGCCCCCCACCTGCAGGTCGTGCGGCTACGTGTTTAAAGGGCTGGAGGAGCCTAGGAAGCCGAGCAAATGCCCTAAATGCAGATCGCAGAGAATAAACCCGCCCGCATTCAAGATAGTGAGGAAGTGATCACGGCCTCATCTACCCAACGCTAGGGGGCGTGGCCCCCAGCCCTACCCGATGCCATGGGCTCTCAGGACCTCAGCCTGTATCTCTAGGACCTCCTCCCTCGAGGCAGCCCTGGAGTATCTCTCGAGGTAATTCTTGTTGAGCTCGTAGAACGTGGGCCCCCACTTAAACTTGCTCAGGACCTCTAGCGCGAGGTCTTTGAAGCCGGTGATGTATAAGGCTGCAGCAACTGCCTCAGCGCTGCTTAGCTTGGTCAGGAGGCCGAAGTTAATGGGGTTCCCGGCCTTCAGGACGGGCAGAACCCTCTGCTCGCAGGACCTTCTTCCAGCCAGCCCCCTGAGGGCCTCCAGCCTAGAATTCCACGACGTGTCCAGGACTGTGAGGCCGTTCCTGGATATGATTGCCGAGTCCTCCGGGCTGAGGATCCTGTTGCTGTAGGGGTTGAGTATTAGAGAGCGTGCCGGCAGGCTGCCGAGGTGCGCTCTCTCAGCGTAACCCAGCCTGACGAGCTTCAACGCAGTCGATAGTTTTGGATCGTCGCCACCGAGCCTGACCACGTATATTCTTGGGGGCCTGACCACCACTCCCGACCGTAACCCTCAACCGTTTAGCAGCAATTAAGTTTATATTCTCATCATGGTAGTTAATCTTGGTGATAGCTAGGTGCCCGAGGCCATAGTCCTGATAAACACGAACATAGGGACTGAGGAGGAAGTGATGAGCGAGTTGCTCAAGATAGAGGGGGTCTACGAGGCCTACATAGTGTACGGCGTGTACGACATAGTCGTGAAGATAAAAGCCCCGACGACGGAGGCCCTCAAGGAGGTAATCTCGAGCAAGGTCAGGAAGATCTCCAACGTCAGATCCACCCTAACCATGATAGTCGTGGAGGGTAAGGAGGTCACTAAGAAGGGTGGGTGAGGGTCTTAGGGAGGTTCATGTAGGGCTAGACGACACAGACACGGATTTTCAGGGATGCACGACGCATCTGACCTTCAGGATTTTGAGAAGAATCGTTGAGGAACTACCTCAAGTCGTTTTCACGGACTATCCACGCCTGGTGAGGCTGAACCCCGTAATCCCTTTCAAAACCAGGGGGAATGCCTCGCTCTCCTTCTCGGTTAAGTTGAGGGAGGACAGCATCCCAGCGCTGAGGGATTTGATCCTGGGGGAGTTCCGCAACTACCTCCCGGAGGTCCGGAACGCGGGCGTCGAACCCGGCCTCGCCCTCCTCTATGGGGGGATCCCCGACTCGCTTGGGAGGCTCTACGTTAAGGCTTTAAGTGATTACGTACATAAGGACTACGTGCTGGGGGTTGTTGAGGAGTTAGGTGATTCGCTGGAGACGCCTCTTGGGTATTCGAGGGGCCTGGTCGGCGCGCTGGCAGCTATAGGGGCTTCAAGATGTCTGGGAACGTGCACCTACGAGTTAATAGCTTACAGGTCTAGAGGGAACTACTTGAGGGAGAGGTGCGTTGACGCAGCCTCTGTTAAGGCCGTTGACGCAGAGTTCCGTGACTCGACCTTCCTCAACTACGACCACGTTAGTGGGAAACCCCTCATCACGCCTTCAGGCCCTAACCCCGTCCTCCTAGGTGTGAGGGGTGAGGACCCTGAGCAGGTCTTAAACGCCTTCAACAAGCTGAGGATATGTGAGGATTACGAGGGGTGGGTCATCTACAAGACTAACCAGGCCGTTAACGCGCACCACGTGGAGAGAAGCGTTAAGTCGTTCAGACCCTACCAGACGGGTTGTGTGAGGGCGATAGTGACCGGCAAGCCGCTGACGCTTCCGGGGGGCGACGTGCTGCTTAAGCTCGGCGGGCAGGACGGCGATGGCGTTGTGTGGGCGGTTTTCTTCAAGGAGACCGGGTTGAGCGACGTTGCGAGGAAGCTGCTCGCCGGCGACTTAATCAGGGTGTGCGGTGGTAGTAAGTATTGGGAAGGACGTGGCTTGGTCATCCACTCAGATCTCCTGGAGGTTCTAGACCTGATTACGGAGGTTCGCAGGAACCCGCTGTGCCCGGCCTGCGGCCGCAGGATGAAGTCCTCAGGTAGCGGGAAGGGCTGGAAATGCATTAAATGCGGGTATAGGTCAGCGGACCTCAGCAGGGAGGCTGTTAAGGTGGGTCGGGATCTGGCGGTGAGGGCCTACAGACCCGTGGATCGCGCGGTCAAGCACTTAGTCATGCCTGAGGCGAGGGTTGGCAGGGCAGGCAACTGCGGCAAGCCCTTAGTGCGTGGGTGGATTCACTTCACCACGCAAGGCATGTAGGATTTATTCCGTTCCACAAGTTCTTAAGTGTTGGGGGTGATTGACGTGAGCTCGGATGACAGGGGTGATGTCGTCAAGCGGATGAGTGACTTAATGAGGTCCGGCGCTGTAATGCTTGAGCAGACATGCCCGCTCTGCGGCCTGCCTCTGTTCAGGCTGAGGAGCGGGGAGGTGGTTTGCCCGGTCCACGGGGCGGTGAAGATAGTTAAGAGCGAGGACGAGGCTGTGGAGGCTGTCACCTCGGCGGTTTTGAGGGAGTTTGAGAAGGTTATTGCGAGGAAGTTAAATACGTACATCAACGCCCTGGCCAAGGAGGAGGGCCTGAACTCGAGCGAGTTAAAGGACGTCATATACTTGCTGGACATATTGGAGAGGATAAGGAGAATGAGGAGGCCATGAGCCCGAAACCACGCGCCCCTCCACGTTCTACGGATGCGGTGTGGGCATCATGACTAAGCACCTGCCTTCAGTGCCAGAGCTGGCCGGCGTTTTAGAGAACGTGGCTGAGGCGAGGGGGCCGGCATACGTGAACGCCTTCCTCCTACACCTAGTTGGTTACGCACTCAACATGTGGTTGGGTGGCCTCATAGACCCGCGTTCGCTGAGCACGTATTTCAGCAAGGTCTACGAGATGCTGGTTGAAGGGTCATTCGAGCTGGATAAGGACGTCATCGAGGTGATGTCCATCGTGAGTGAAGGGGTTAACGAGGCCGTGTACGACGAGGTCATGGCTAAGGTCATGATGTTGCTGAAGGAGCTTCCGTGACATCCGGGGTTGAGGCCATGCCGGAAATCGCTTGCAGTGTGTGCGGGAGGAGGGGGGCTTTCTACTACAGGCATAGCTCCGGCGAGAGGCTGTGCAGCCGCTGCCTGGAGGAGTCCCTCACCAGCCGCATAAAACACAGCTTCTCGGGGAGGGTAAGGCTCGGCAGGGAGCCCTTCATAACGGTCTACATACCGCCCGACAGGGTTGTGGAGGGCGCGGTCTTAACCTGCCTGCTCTCGAAGATTGAGGCGAGGTTTAACGGACGTGTAGGGGTTGTCGCCCCCCGTGGGGTGTTGAGCGCCGTGCGTGAGTTAGCCTCCAACGCCCTGACCGTTGGGGGTAACGTTCACTACCGTGAACTAGGTGGGTTGAGCGCTGAATGCAGGTGCTCGACCGGTGAGTCAATAACGAACTCTGTGGGGGTGCTTGAGGGCCTCAGTGGCTCCCAGGTACTTCAGGGGGCTCAGGCGATCCTTCTACCCTACACTTTGACGGACCTTGATGAGGCGTTAATGGAGTACGTGATCTTTGGATCGAGTGGGGCTGCGCCCGCCGACCTCAGCGGGCTAACTATTGGAGGGACTCCGGTGGTCTGCCCCTTCTGCACCGTGCAGAGGGTGGACGTGATGGCTCTTGCGTACGTATACGGGGTTCTGAGGCTGGCCAGCGAGTCCGTAAGGGTCGGCGATGAGGGGGTGTGCAGGGCTTACGCCCTGATCAAGGAGTTGGTGTCTGAGATATCCCTTAATCACCCTGAGCTAACCCATACGATGCTCAAGTCACGCAAGTTCTTCCGGCGTTGACCCACCCCCGGAGCCGATGATGCCTTCGAGACCGCCGCCGCAACCCCACTTAAAGAAGCTGACCCTTTTTAAGAAATCACGTGGTATTGAGGAGTATATCGGTGAGGTAGTTGGGTGTTGAAGTGCTCAACGTGTTGAATGATCTCTTCACCCCCCTTCAGAGCCTGGGCTCCAGCAGCCTGACGACCATACTGGCGATCGTGGGTGTAGTCATGATAGCCCTGGTCGCCATAGGGTATGCGATATACGGCATGGTGAAGCTGGGGAAGCTCCTCTTCAGCATGAGGATGAAGGAGTTCTCTCTGATAATGTTGGGGCTCGGGGTAGCGTTCCTAGCGGTAGCTATAGTCATGCCTTAACACGCCTCCTGCGGCCCACGTCGTTATAAGTTGTTTAGAGCGTAGTATAGTCGGTGCATGATGTGAGGGAGATCGGTGAAGTTACGTACGTGCCTGACGCGAGCGTCATAACTAATGGAGTTCTTAAGATGCTGGTTAGGGATGGGAGGGTTCAAGGCAGGCTGGTCCTACTTAAGGAACTCATAGACTACTTCGAGTCGCTGGCCAAGAACGGCAAGTCCCTCGGCGTTTTAGGGCTTGAGGAGATGAGGTTCGTCAGGGCTGCGTGCGCCTCGAAGGGGATGCCGGTTGATGTGGTCAGCAGCGGCAGGAGGGCTGACGATGTAGACGCCTTGATCAGGTGGTACGCGCTTGAGGCCGGCGTCACGCTGGTGACGTCCTCCAAGACCCAGCAACTGGCTAGCGAAGCCCTCGGAGTTAATGTCCTCTACGTGGAGCCCCCTAGAAGCCGCCTAACCACTCTCGAGAAGTTCTTCAGCGACGGAACCATGTCCGTCCACCTGAAGGAAGGCGCTCCCCCGCACGCCAAGCAAGGCAGGCCGGGTAGGTGGCGGCTAGTCCAGCTTTCGGAGACCCCCCTATCTAGGGAGGAGGTTGAGGCGATAGCTGATGAGATCCTCGAAGTGGCCCGCACGGACCCTGACGCGGTCATAGAGATCGAGAGGCCTAACTCGATAATAATCCAGATGAGCGTGTACAGGATAATAATAGCTAGACCCCCCATGAGCGACGGTTGGGAGATAACTGCGGTGAGGCCTCTCGTAAGGCCTAAGCTGGAGGACTACACGCTGGCTGAAAAGCTCATGAGGAGGCTTGAGGAGAAGGCTGAAGGCATTCTGATAGCCGGTGCCCCCGGAATGGGTAAGACCACCTTCGCCCAGGCTCTGGCCGAATACTACAAGAGGAAGAGTAAGGTGGTCAAGACCATAGAGTCTCCTAGGGACATGCATCTCCCGCCCGAAGTAACCCAGTACTCTAAGACCTACGCAACCCCGGACGAGCTCCACGACATACTCCTGCTCTCAAGACCTGACTACACGGTGTTCGACGAACTGCGCACGGACAACGACTTCAAGCTCTACGTCGACTTAAGGCTTGCGGGCATAGGCATGATCGGAGTGGTTCACGCCACATCACCTATAGACGCGCTGCAGAGGTTCATAGGAAGGATAGATCTGGGGATGATCCCGTCGGTTGTTGACACAGTCCTCTTCCTGGAGGAGGGTGAGGTGCGTAAGGTCTACGACGTCAGTATGAGCGTCAAACTCCCTACAGGCCTGCGGGAGGCCGACCTAGCGAGACCCGTCATTGAGGTCAGGGACTTCCTCAGTGGTCAGCTGGAGTATGAGATGTACACCTTCGGCGAGCAGACTGTGGTCGTCCCGGTGAAGCACGTTGTTGGGGAGGGCTTGGAGGCGGCTGTCAGGAAGGCCATACTAACGCTACTCCCGTCGGCTGAGGTGACGTTCGACGGGGGCGTGGTAACGGTCACAGTGCCGAGGGAGGAGGCTAGGTCCGCACGCAAGCTCAAAAGAAGGTTATCCAGCATAGAGAGGAAGTACGGGGTGGTTATATCTCTTAAGCTGGTTTGAAGTCTGAGTCACTACCTCTTCTTAACCGCCCTCACTATCTCCTTAGCCCTCTCCGCGTTCTCCTCGACAGCCGTTCCCGTCACGACTGCGTCGGCGCCTGAGCCTACCGCGTCCCTCGCCTGCTCGTAGTTCCTTATCCCACCACCCACGATGAGCACTGACTCGCCCTTAACCCTGGACGCGGCCCTCACGAACTTGGGGGGTATGGGCTCAGGAGCTCCTGAGCCCGCCTCCAGGTACACGTACCTCATGCCTAGGAACCTGGCTGCCAGGACGTAGGCGACGCCTAACTCCGGTCTCTCGTAGGGTATTGGCCTAGCCCTACCCACATACCCGGCCGCGCCGCCGTACCCCACTATAACGTACCCAGTTGGCAGTACCTCGATTCCGTACTTGGCGACTACAGGCGCTCCAAGCACTTGAGCACCTATTATGAAGTAGGGGTCGTCGGAGTTCATGAGGGACATGAAGAGTATGGCGTCGGCGTGCTTAGAGATTCCAGATACGTTGCCCGGGAACAGTATCACCGGCAGACCCCACTTCTTGAGGCTGGTCACCAACGCGTCCACATCCCTCTCGGACACCCCTATCGAACCCCCTACCAGGAAGGCGTCAGTCCCCTCAGACACCATGGCCTCCGCAAGCCTGTCGGCATTGTTTAAATCGCCTATTTTATCGGGGTCCAGCAGCGTGAAGTGTATCTTCTCCCCGGAGCTCACCTTACCCCTGAGGTAGGAGTCGACCCAGCACCCACGCTCACTCAACAGCCTCCCCCTTCTCGAACCACGTCCTGAGCTCCTCACTGCCGTAGAGGTCCAGGAACTTGGAGTACGCGTCAACGGCCTCGAAAATCGATGGCAGCTCCTGCAGCTCGGCCCTCAGGCCGCACTTCGGGTTCATGCACTTAATTAGCGCTCGCTTCTTCTCCTCGCCGGAGTCGTTGACGTAGGGCTCGACATCGACGATTATGGTGATGGACCCGCAGGCAGGGCATTGGAAGACCCTAGGCAGCGTCTTCTGCGGGGGTCTGAACACCTTATACCGCTTCCTGCTCCTTCTTCCCACACAACCACCAATACACACTAGACTCACAGGTCTTATAAGTTGCGATCGATGTAGACGTCCTCAGCCATGGTGGGGCCCCGCAGGCTCTGAGCGCCCCTTATTAATTGTGAAACCCTAGTCTATGAGTGAGGGTTAAGGGGCCTGATTATGGGTGGAGCGCCCGATCTACGCAAGCCCTGGGTCAGGGTTGCCAGGCATTGGGTTGG
This window of the Zestosphaera sp. genome carries:
- a CDS encoding zinc ribbon domain-containing protein, translating into FVKCTRCGFTHDRDVIGAWNIALKLNVSPVPLGSNGAHDPCVEWSVTTVNRRVEAQPALGEPTKT
- a CDS encoding transcriptional regulator, with product MGGVELTTRERILNLLLRSEGPLTAEDIISELGLRVTPGEVYEHLKHVAKTLKRAYGGSYYLAMVPPTCRSCGYVFKGLEEPRKPSKCPKCRSQRINPPAFKIVRK
- a CDS encoding DUF367 family protein: MVRPPRIYVVRLGGDDPKLSTALKLVRLGYAERAHLGSLPARSLILNPYSNRILSPEDSAIISRNGLTVLDTSWNSRLEALRGLAGRRSCEQRVLPVLKAGNPINFGLLTKLSSAEAVAAALYITGFKDLALEVLSKFKWGPTFYELNKNYLERYSRAASREEVLEIQAEVLRAHGIG
- a CDS encoding Lrp/AsnC ligand binding domain-containing protein translates to MPEAIVLINTNIGTEEEVMSELLKIEGVYEAYIVYGVYDIVVKIKAPTTEALKEVISSKVRKISNVRSTLTMIVVEGKEVTKKGG
- a CDS encoding tRNA(Ile)(2)-agmatinylcytidine synthase, which codes for MGEGLREVHVGLDDTDTDFQGCTTHLTFRILRRIVEELPQVVFTDYPRLVRLNPVIPFKTRGNASLSFSVKLREDSIPALRDLILGEFRNYLPEVRNAGVEPGLALLYGGIPDSLGRLYVKALSDYVHKDYVLGVVEELGDSLETPLGYSRGLVGALAAIGASRCLGTCTYELIAYRSRGNYLRERCVDAASVKAVDAEFRDSTFLNYDHVSGKPLITPSGPNPVLLGVRGEDPEQVLNAFNKLRICEDYEGWVIYKTNQAVNAHHVERSVKSFRPYQTGCVRAIVTGKPLTLPGGDVLLKLGGQDGDGVVWAVFFKETGLSDVARKLLAGDLIRVCGGSKYWEGRGLVIHSDLLEVLDLITEVRRNPLCPACGRRMKSSGSGKGWKCIKCGYRSADLSREAVKVGRDLAVRAYRPVDRAVKHLVMPEARVGRAGNCGKPLVRGWIHFTTQGM
- a CDS encoding Sjogren's syndrome/scleroderma autoantigen 1 family protein, producing MSSDDRGDVVKRMSDLMRSGAVMLEQTCPLCGLPLFRLRSGEVVCPVHGAVKIVKSEDEAVEAVTSAVLREFEKVIARKLNTYINALAKEEGLNSSELKDVIYLLDILERIRRMRRP
- a CDS encoding ATPase, T2SS/T4P/T4SS family; the protein is MHDVREIGEVTYVPDASVITNGVLKMLVRDGRVQGRLVLLKELIDYFESLAKNGKSLGVLGLEEMRFVRAACASKGMPVDVVSSGRRADDVDALIRWYALEAGVTLVTSSKTQQLASEALGVNVLYVEPPRSRLTTLEKFFSDGTMSVHLKEGAPPHAKQGRPGRWRLVQLSETPLSREEVEAIADEILEVARTDPDAVIEIERPNSIIIQMSVYRIIIARPPMSDGWEITAVRPLVRPKLEDYTLAEKLMRRLEEKAEGILIAGAPGMGKTTFAQALAEYYKRKSKVVKTIESPRDMHLPPEVTQYSKTYATPDELHDILLLSRPDYTVFDELRTDNDFKLYVDLRLAGIGMIGVVHATSPIDALQRFIGRIDLGMIPSVVDTVLFLEEGEVRKVYDVSMSVKLPTGLREADLARPVIEVRDFLSGQLEYEMYTFGEQTVVVPVKHVVGEGLEAAVRKAILTLLPSAEVTFDGGVVTVTVPREEARSARKLKRRLSSIERKYGVVISLKLV
- a CDS encoding geranylgeranylglyceryl/heptaprenylglyceryl phosphate synthase; amino-acid sequence: MSERGCWVDSYLRGKVSSGEKIHFTLLDPDKIGDLNNADRLAEAMVSEGTDAFLVGGSIGVSERDVDALVTSLKKWGLPVILFPGNVSGISKHADAILFMSLMNSDDPYFIIGAQVLGAPVVAKYGIEVLPTGYVIVGYGGAAGYVGRARPIPYERPELGVAYVLAARFLGMRYVYLEAGSGAPEPIPPKFVRAASRVKGESVLIVGGGIRNYEQARDAVGSGADAVVTGTAVEENAERAKEIVRAVKKR